One stretch of Burkholderia pyrrocinia DNA includes these proteins:
- the kduD gene encoding 2-dehydro-3-deoxy-D-gluconate 5-dehydrogenase KduD, giving the protein MKRDNPDLPSADARSALAGLFDLTGKVAIVTGCNTGLGAAMAVALASAGCDIVGANRSAPDATSARVAAAGRRFVDVRADLSTLEPVERIVGGAVDAFGQVDILVNNAGMIRRCDALDFTEADWDAVVDVNLKSVFFLSQAVARQMVRQGRGGKIVNIASMLSFQGGIRVPSYTASKSGVLGLTRLLANEWAARGINVNAIAPGYMETDNTAQLREDSRRSDEILGRIPAGRWGVPDDLAGAAVFLASRASDYVHGHTLAVDGGWLAR; this is encoded by the coding sequence ATGAAACGCGACAACCCCGATCTTCCTTCCGCCGATGCGCGTTCCGCGCTCGCCGGCCTGTTCGACCTGACCGGCAAGGTCGCGATCGTCACCGGTTGCAATACGGGGCTCGGCGCGGCGATGGCCGTCGCGCTCGCGTCGGCCGGCTGCGACATCGTCGGCGCGAACCGCTCGGCGCCGGATGCGACGTCGGCGCGTGTCGCAGCGGCGGGGCGGCGTTTCGTCGACGTGCGCGCGGACCTGTCGACGCTGGAGCCGGTCGAGCGGATCGTCGGCGGCGCGGTCGATGCGTTCGGCCAGGTCGACATCCTCGTCAACAACGCGGGCATGATCCGCCGCTGCGATGCGCTCGATTTCACCGAAGCGGACTGGGACGCCGTCGTCGACGTGAACCTGAAGAGCGTGTTCTTCCTGTCGCAGGCGGTGGCGCGGCAGATGGTGCGGCAGGGGCGCGGCGGCAAGATCGTGAACATCGCGTCGATGCTGTCGTTCCAGGGCGGCATCCGCGTGCCGTCGTACACGGCGTCGAAGAGCGGCGTGTTGGGCCTCACGCGGCTGCTCGCGAACGAATGGGCCGCGCGCGGGATCAACGTGAACGCGATCGCCCCCGGCTACATGGAGACCGACAACACCGCGCAGCTGCGCGAGGACAGCCGGCGCAGCGACGAAATCCTCGGCCGCATCCCGGCCGGCCGCTGGGGCGTACCCGACGATCTCGCGGGCGCGGCCGTGTTCCTCGCGTCGCGCGCGTCGGACTACGTGCACGGCCACACGCTCGCCGTCGACGGCGGGTGGCTCGCGCGCTGA
- the kdgR gene encoding DNA-binding transcriptional regulator KdgR: MTATPRQRKRDQANMAPQADPSAAGAAEKADSVAAVGKVFTILAALGDRREIGISELSQQLGMSKTTVHRFLQTLKTLGYVAQEGETDRYRLTIRLFELGSKALESVDLVREADLEMRRIGQLTREAVHLGAFDEDAIIYIHKIDADYGLRMQSRIGRRNPLYSTAIGKVLLAWMSPDEARAVLAGIEFRKSTAKTLSSADAVMSILPHVRQQGYGEDNEEQEDGLMCLAVPVFDRFGRVIAGLSISFPTMRCGADTKAHYIALLKESGRAISARLGHRPEAAGIEPAAIAQD; encoded by the coding sequence ATGACAGCAACGCCCAGGCAGCGCAAGCGCGATCAGGCGAACATGGCACCGCAGGCCGACCCGTCGGCGGCCGGCGCCGCGGAGAAGGCCGATTCGGTCGCGGCCGTCGGGAAGGTCTTCACGATCCTCGCGGCGCTCGGCGATCGCCGCGAGATCGGCATCAGCGAGTTGTCGCAGCAGCTCGGCATGTCGAAGACGACGGTCCATCGCTTCCTGCAGACGCTCAAGACGCTCGGTTATGTCGCGCAGGAAGGCGAGACCGACCGCTACCGGCTGACGATCCGGCTGTTCGAGCTCGGCAGCAAGGCGCTGGAGAGCGTCGACCTCGTGCGCGAGGCCGATCTCGAGATGCGTCGCATCGGGCAACTGACGCGCGAAGCCGTGCACCTCGGCGCATTCGACGAGGACGCGATCATCTACATCCACAAGATCGATGCCGATTACGGGCTGCGCATGCAGTCGCGGATCGGCCGGCGCAATCCGCTCTACAGTACGGCGATCGGCAAGGTGCTGCTCGCGTGGATGTCGCCCGACGAGGCGCGCGCGGTGCTGGCCGGCATCGAGTTCAGGAAGTCGACCGCGAAGACGCTGTCGTCGGCGGACGCGGTGATGAGCATCCTGCCGCATGTGCGGCAGCAGGGCTACGGCGAGGACAACGAAGAACAGGAAGACGGCCTGATGTGTCTGGCGGTGCCCGTGTTCGATCGTTTCGGCCGCGTGATCGCGGGGCTGTCGATTTCGTTTCCGACGATGCGCTGCGGCGCGGATACGAAGGCGCATTACATCGCATTGCTGAAGGAATCGGGGCGGGCGATTTCCGCGCGGCTCGGGCATCGCCCGGAAGCGGCCGGCATCGAGCCGGCGGCTATCGCGCAGGATTGA
- a CDS encoding EAL domain-containing protein, with translation MLAVCASTGSACVSMRTTRKATAGMSALTPGSKPVFQRSGAWPRVVFFVAVIVCVIVPTLAIVLADRYARDAVTTHERITANDIVASVDRILDGVRLRHADELTALVGRPCATIFRTLAEVGTRLRYLRAVGLVNHGRVTCSSALGAIDVPLDAYTREPEPGSTIVTLLRQTPFQHDIPVLSVFRATARGAGVLYLIEGDYVADALARGAHHGTETATLSIAGSGHLDQNGKYAPESDAGLADGSTIASHRWPFTVSVAASTHYASQAQRHYRLICMTIALLADGLVIAAYLLAMAPRRLLLKAVRQALRRNEFHVVYQPIVDVRTCRTVGVEALLRWHHPKWGPISPALFIPQVESSTILPKVTEFVLRTAVSELTALTPSVPLRIAVNVSPKDLESARFVSVVDETIRSLPPGFTLVLEVTERTLLEKNARTTAIFHALRSKGAKFAIDDFGTNHSNLDMLSRFPFDYVKIDRQFTARLSDGGAGLIEGIAAVAHYYGLKIIAEGVETEAQHCALEAIGIQYAQGYLYQWPQRAENLRHDCAWV, from the coding sequence ATGCTCGCCGTTTGCGCATCGACCGGTTCGGCTTGCGTCTCCATGCGAACAACACGAAAGGCAACTGCGGGAATGTCGGCGCTCACGCCAGGCTCTAAGCCAGTTTTCCAGCGCAGCGGCGCGTGGCCGCGAGTTGTCTTTTTCGTTGCCGTAATCGTTTGCGTGATCGTACCGACCTTGGCGATCGTGCTGGCCGATCGCTACGCGCGCGATGCCGTCACCACACACGAGCGCATCACCGCGAACGACATCGTCGCATCGGTGGACCGCATCCTCGACGGCGTCCGTCTGCGACATGCGGACGAACTGACCGCGCTGGTCGGGCGGCCATGCGCGACGATCTTCCGGACGCTGGCCGAAGTGGGCACTCGCCTGCGCTACCTGCGTGCCGTCGGGCTGGTGAACCACGGTCGCGTCACATGCTCGTCGGCGCTCGGCGCGATCGACGTGCCGCTCGACGCGTACACGCGCGAGCCGGAACCGGGATCGACAATCGTCACGCTGTTGCGCCAGACGCCGTTTCAGCACGATATTCCGGTGCTGTCCGTGTTTCGCGCCACCGCGCGCGGCGCGGGTGTGCTCTACCTGATCGAGGGCGACTACGTGGCCGACGCGCTCGCGCGCGGCGCCCATCACGGCACGGAAACCGCGACGCTGTCGATCGCAGGTTCGGGCCATCTCGACCAGAACGGAAAGTACGCGCCGGAATCGGACGCCGGCCTCGCAGACGGAAGCACGATCGCGTCGCACCGATGGCCGTTCACGGTGTCGGTCGCCGCGTCGACGCACTACGCGTCGCAGGCCCAGCGCCACTATCGGTTGATCTGCATGACGATCGCGCTGCTCGCCGATGGCCTCGTGATCGCCGCCTACCTGCTGGCGATGGCGCCGCGGCGGCTGTTGCTGAAGGCCGTTCGCCAGGCGCTCAGGCGCAACGAGTTCCATGTCGTGTACCAGCCGATCGTCGACGTCCGGACGTGCAGGACAGTCGGCGTCGAGGCGCTGCTGCGCTGGCACCATCCGAAATGGGGGCCAATCAGCCCGGCGCTGTTCATCCCGCAGGTCGAATCGAGCACGATCCTGCCGAAGGTGACGGAATTCGTGCTGCGGACGGCCGTGTCCGAACTGACCGCACTGACGCCGTCCGTGCCGCTGCGCATCGCCGTGAACGTCTCGCCGAAGGATCTCGAAAGCGCGCGGTTCGTGTCCGTCGTCGACGAAACAATCCGCTCGCTGCCGCCCGGCTTTACGCTGGTGCTCGAAGTCACCGAGCGCACCCTGCTCGAAAAGAACGCGCGGACCACCGCGATATTCCATGCGCTCAGGTCGAAAGGCGCGAAGTTCGCGATCGACGATTTCGGCACGAATCACAGCAATCTCGACATGCTGTCGCGCTTTCCGTTCGACTACGTGAAGATCGATCGCCAGTTCACCGCACGACTGAGCGATGGCGGCGCGGGGCTGATCGAGGGGATCGCCGCCGTCGCGCACTACTACGGCTTGAAGATCATCGCCGAAGGCGTGGAGACCGAAGCACAACATTGCGCGCTGGAGGCGATCGGGATCCAGTACGCGCAAGGCTACCTGTATCAGTGGCCGCAGCGGGCGGAGAACCTGAGGCACGATTGCGCATGGGTGTAG
- a CDS encoding histidine-type phosphatase — protein sequence MTRPPHPALALAIACLLLAACGGETSTPPATSTDNSGPTPAPQPQPTPTPVPATYYQTKTPYRPQQDAATYEAPPAGYVPVYAELVARHGSRGLSGFKYDGAIYAMLVKAEADGALTALGAQLKADTYAMMKANALLGYGVPGISTPGYGNLTQTGIREHQQLAARLAQRLPALFSAGNRQVVVVNSGQDRAVDSSTFFSAALVAAQPALAAAITLPAAPSGYPANAPAAQPAGTNRFLLYFHSLKPATDLVTDASDPYYATYQASQAYQAYANDATVAAKLKAIKAAPQAADVAQTVLSALVSPAFIAKLGTDGYTFTNTGTYAFTSADGKFTNTLKGDGKTKIATAVDAVNVLYNLLQIAPAMTEETGGVTMEKYIGAEQAQYLAYLQDAEDYYQKGPGIQEANPVTYRMAKVLQDDFFGEVDAIARGDLTRAAKLRFTHAEIVIPFASIMNLKNVFVPTPQAQTYTYANNPWRGDQVSPMAANMQWDVYRNGSRLIVKMLYNERETDFQAACDGAKIAPGSHFYDYAGLKQCYGYQ from the coding sequence ATGACACGCCCGCCCCACCCCGCCCTCGCCCTCGCAATCGCCTGTCTGCTGCTTGCCGCCTGCGGCGGGGAAACCTCGACACCGCCCGCCACGTCGACCGACAACAGCGGCCCGACGCCCGCACCGCAGCCGCAACCAACGCCGACGCCGGTTCCCGCGACCTACTACCAGACGAAGACGCCGTACCGCCCGCAGCAGGACGCCGCGACGTACGAAGCGCCGCCCGCCGGCTACGTACCCGTCTACGCCGAACTCGTCGCACGCCATGGCTCGCGCGGGCTGTCGGGCTTCAAGTACGACGGCGCGATCTACGCGATGCTGGTCAAGGCCGAGGCCGACGGCGCGCTGACCGCGCTCGGCGCGCAGCTCAAGGCCGATACGTACGCGATGATGAAGGCCAATGCGCTGCTCGGTTACGGCGTGCCGGGCATCTCGACGCCCGGATACGGCAATCTCACGCAAACCGGCATCCGCGAACACCAGCAGCTCGCCGCACGGCTCGCACAGCGGCTGCCCGCGCTGTTCTCGGCGGGCAACCGGCAGGTTGTCGTCGTCAACTCGGGCCAGGATCGCGCGGTCGACAGCTCGACGTTTTTCTCCGCGGCGCTCGTCGCCGCGCAGCCGGCGCTGGCCGCGGCGATCACGCTGCCCGCCGCGCCGTCCGGCTATCCGGCAAACGCACCGGCCGCGCAGCCGGCCGGCACCAACCGCTTCCTGCTGTATTTCCATTCGCTGAAACCGGCCACCGATCTCGTGACCGACGCGAGCGATCCGTACTACGCGACCTATCAGGCAAGCCAGGCCTACCAGGCCTACGCGAACGACGCGACGGTGGCCGCGAAGCTGAAGGCGATCAAGGCCGCACCGCAAGCGGCCGACGTCGCGCAAACGGTGCTGTCCGCGCTGGTGTCGCCGGCGTTCATCGCGAAGCTCGGCACCGACGGCTACACGTTCACGAACACGGGAACCTATGCGTTCACGTCGGCGGACGGCAAGTTCACCAACACGCTGAAGGGCGACGGCAAGACGAAGATCGCGACGGCCGTCGATGCGGTGAACGTGCTGTACAACCTGCTGCAGATCGCGCCTGCGATGACGGAGGAAACCGGCGGCGTCACGATGGAGAAATACATCGGCGCGGAGCAGGCGCAGTATCTGGCCTATCTGCAGGATGCCGAGGACTACTACCAGAAGGGGCCCGGCATCCAGGAGGCGAACCCCGTCACGTACCGGATGGCGAAAGTGCTGCAGGACGACTTCTTCGGCGAAGTCGACGCGATCGCGCGCGGCGACCTGACCCGCGCCGCGAAGCTGCGCTTCACGCATGCGGAGATCGTGATTCCGTTCGCGTCGATCATGAACCTGAAGAACGTGTTCGTGCCGACGCCGCAGGCGCAGACCTACACGTATGCGAACAACCCGTGGCGCGGCGACCAGGTGTCGCCGATGGCCGCGAACATGCAATGGGATGTCTATCGCAACGGGTCGCGGCTGATCGTGAAGATGCTGTACAACGAGCGCGAGACGGATTTCCAGGCCGCGTGCGACGGCGCGAAAATCGCGCCGGGCAGCCACTTCTATGACTATGCGGGGCTGAAGCAGTGTTACGGGTATCAGTGA
- a CDS encoding phosphatase: MVIEAIVTRLDAAFAQIEATPDSHEARHQRDAIIQWLDRASEEGYRLGLVTTLPAARLSDMFEGQFGRANLDRFSVVVTDANQQDSGSNQHPFDVALQALGVPPERAVAIASSEPERREAEHFGLSRCVNITDTVRSIASAGLH, translated from the coding sequence GTGGTTATCGAAGCCATCGTCACCCGTCTCGACGCTGCATTCGCACAGATCGAAGCAACACCGGATTCGCACGAAGCGCGCCATCAGCGCGACGCAATCATCCAGTGGCTCGACCGTGCGTCGGAAGAAGGATATCGACTCGGTCTCGTCACGACGCTGCCGGCCGCACGGCTCAGCGACATGTTCGAAGGCCAGTTCGGCCGCGCGAACCTCGACCGCTTCTCGGTCGTCGTCACGGACGCCAATCAGCAGGACTCCGGATCAAACCAGCATCCTTTCGACGTTGCGCTGCAAGCGCTCGGCGTGCCGCCCGAACGTGCGGTGGCGATTGCGAGCAGCGAACCGGAACGCCGCGAAGCCGAGCATTTCGGCCTGTCGCGCTGCGTGAACATCACCGATACGGTGCGCTCGATCGCATCGGCCGGCCTGCACTGA
- a CDS encoding NAD(P)/FAD-dependent oxidoreductase, translating into MDNITPNLATDRAPRMPRIVIVGGGAGGLQLATRLGDTVGRRGQAEVVLVDRYPTHFWKPLLHEAASGHRDPASHTIEYAAQAKRHGFRFVQGALQQVDRAARTATIAAVHDADGTEILPQRELGYDDLVLAVGSVTNFFNVPGAARHALPLENLDQAEDFRRKFLAACTKANHQAEQHPAKHAAPICINVIGAGATGVELAAALRHAIQQLTTYRFKALVSARDVHIRLIEGGPRILPVLDARLSAKMHAQLRALNVDVLTDTRVAEVSADAVTTATGERLASDITIWAAGVAGPAILREIGDIALNRSNQVIVTDTLQTPDDPHVYAFGDCAACPSAGASGFLPPRAQVAHQQAVYLVHAFARRVAGKPVAGFTFRDAGTVVSLGHAGAVYQADLGVRSRSLIVDGLAAIGLYKFLYRKHLFSVYGAKRALFQSLSHWLQSRNQPSIKLH; encoded by the coding sequence ATGGACAACATCACGCCCAACCTTGCAACGGACCGCGCACCGCGCATGCCGCGCATCGTGATCGTCGGCGGCGGCGCCGGCGGCCTGCAGCTCGCCACGCGTCTCGGCGATACGGTCGGACGCCGCGGGCAAGCCGAAGTCGTGCTCGTCGACCGCTACCCGACGCACTTCTGGAAGCCGCTGCTGCACGAAGCCGCATCGGGCCATCGCGACCCGGCATCCCACACGATCGAATACGCGGCGCAGGCGAAGCGCCACGGCTTCCGCTTCGTGCAGGGCGCGCTGCAGCAGGTCGACCGCGCGGCACGCACGGCGACGATCGCGGCCGTGCACGACGCGGACGGCACGGAAATCCTGCCGCAGCGCGAGCTCGGTTATGACGATCTCGTGCTGGCGGTCGGCAGCGTGACGAACTTCTTCAACGTGCCGGGCGCCGCACGCCATGCGCTGCCGCTCGAAAACCTCGACCAGGCCGAGGATTTCCGCCGGAAGTTTCTCGCGGCCTGCACAAAGGCGAATCATCAGGCCGAGCAGCATCCGGCGAAGCACGCGGCGCCGATCTGCATCAACGTGATCGGCGCGGGCGCGACGGGCGTCGAGCTGGCCGCCGCGCTGCGGCACGCGATCCAGCAACTGACGACGTACCGCTTCAAGGCGCTGGTGTCCGCGCGCGACGTGCACATCCGGCTGATCGAAGGCGGCCCGCGCATCCTGCCGGTGCTCGACGCGCGGCTGTCCGCGAAGATGCACGCGCAGCTTCGCGCGCTGAACGTCGACGTGCTGACCGATACACGCGTGGCGGAAGTGAGCGCCGATGCCGTGACGACCGCGACGGGCGAACGGCTCGCGAGCGACATCACGATCTGGGCGGCCGGCGTCGCGGGCCCCGCGATCCTGCGGGAGATCGGCGACATCGCGCTCAATCGCTCGAACCAGGTGATCGTGACCGACACGCTGCAGACACCCGACGATCCGCACGTGTATGCGTTCGGCGATTGCGCCGCGTGCCCGTCGGCCGGCGCGAGCGGCTTCCTGCCGCCGCGCGCGCAGGTCGCGCACCAGCAGGCCGTGTATCTGGTCCACGCATTCGCGCGGCGCGTCGCCGGCAAGCCGGTGGCCGGCTTCACGTTCCGCGATGCGGGCACCGTCGTGTCGCTCGGGCACGCCGGCGCCGTGTACCAGGCCGACCTCGGCGTGCGTTCGCGTTCGCTGATCGTCGACGGGCTTGCCGCGATCGGCCTGTACAAGTTCCTGTACCGCAAGCACCTGTTCAGCGTGTACGGCGCGAAGCGCGCGCTGTTCCAGTCGCTGAGCCACTGGCTGCAAAGCCGCAACCAGCCGTCGATCAAGCTGCACTGA
- a CDS encoding LysR family transcriptional regulator — MYSLIGKTATFRQLKALDMIARLGSVSRAAEELNLTQPAVSLQVRLLEEAVGAALLQRVGRGVQLTAAGEIVSRYAREILHLWSEAGDEVAALTGDLGGTLRIGAITTAEYLIPPLLVKFTATRPHVKTYFKVGNRDDIIRMLATHEIDLAVMGSAPKELRTHAVEFAKHPMVFVAAPGHPLMQRKRVALKDLESAHLLVRERGAGTRSTVESLFKTAGHRFHVGSELSSNEAIKQMAEAGLGIAFLSLHACALELRTGLLGQLPFPGNPIEREWYVVTLADRRISQVTGLFRDFLIKQGAPVIDGATAAPHERRRK, encoded by the coding sequence ATGTATTCACTTATAGGAAAGACCGCGACGTTCCGGCAGTTGAAGGCGCTGGACATGATCGCGCGGCTCGGCAGCGTGTCGCGCGCGGCCGAGGAGCTGAACCTGACGCAGCCGGCCGTGTCGCTGCAGGTTCGCCTGCTCGAGGAGGCCGTGGGCGCCGCGTTGCTGCAGCGGGTGGGGCGCGGAGTGCAGCTGACCGCGGCCGGTGAGATCGTGTCGCGTTATGCGCGCGAGATCCTGCATCTGTGGAGCGAGGCCGGCGACGAAGTGGCTGCGTTGACGGGCGATCTCGGCGGCACGCTGCGGATCGGCGCGATCACGACGGCCGAGTATCTGATCCCGCCGCTGCTCGTCAAATTCACCGCGACGCGTCCGCATGTGAAGACGTATTTCAAGGTCGGCAACCGCGACGACATCATCCGCATGCTCGCGACGCATGAAATCGATCTCGCGGTGATGGGCAGCGCGCCGAAGGAGCTGCGCACGCACGCGGTCGAGTTCGCGAAGCATCCGATGGTGTTCGTTGCGGCACCCGGCCATCCGCTGATGCAGCGCAAGCGCGTCGCGCTGAAGGATCTCGAATCCGCGCACCTGCTCGTGCGCGAACGCGGCGCGGGCACGCGCTCGACCGTCGAGAGCCTGTTCAAGACGGCCGGCCATCGCTTCCATGTGGGGTCCGAATTGTCGAGCAACGAGGCGATCAAGCAGATGGCCGAAGCGGGTCTCGGCATTGCGTTCCTGTCGCTGCACGCGTGTGCACTCGAATTGCGCACGGGCCTGCTCGGGCAACTGCCGTTCCCCGGCAACCCGATCGAGCGGGAATGGTATGTGGTCACGCTCGCCGACCGGCGGATCTCGCAGGTGACGGGGCTGTTTCGCGACTTCCTGATCAAGCAGGGCGCGCCGGTGATCGACGGCGCGACGGCGGCGCCGCACGAGCGGCGGCGCAAGTAG
- a CDS encoding AraC family transcriptional regulator → MSDPILAAPSDNGVPVSLRSSRGLGWRGFGAALLDIRAGTYRIPAADHHRIGVHIGGPVRADCVCDGERVSRIQAHGDVDVIPAGLPGQWTDSADCRILHIMLSDTFVRRTFEHLELKPSQAQIRRRLQVRDPRLQHIAWAMAAELEAEDASDPLYAESLCTALVARLVDSQPAFRERRRTLAPKAAARVIDYVEANLDRRLTLAELAALVAISVPHFKVLFRETLGMPVHQYVVRRRVERAKALLLEGRLSISQIALEAGFAHQSHMANWMNRVLGATPMEIVRSGARGGLRLAYDGKDGGSGA, encoded by the coding sequence ATGAGCGATCCGATTCTCGCCGCGCCGTCGGACAACGGCGTGCCGGTCAGCCTGCGTTCGAGCCGCGGGCTCGGCTGGCGGGGCTTCGGCGCGGCGCTGCTCGACATTCGCGCCGGCACGTACCGGATTCCGGCGGCCGACCATCACCGCATCGGTGTGCATATCGGCGGCCCCGTTCGAGCGGACTGCGTGTGCGACGGCGAGCGCGTGTCGCGCATCCAGGCGCATGGCGACGTCGACGTGATTCCTGCCGGCCTGCCCGGCCAGTGGACCGACAGCGCCGACTGCCGGATCCTGCACATCATGCTCAGCGACACGTTCGTGCGGCGGACCTTCGAGCATCTGGAGCTGAAGCCGTCGCAGGCGCAGATCCGCCGCCGGCTGCAGGTGCGCGACCCGCGCCTGCAGCACATCGCGTGGGCGATGGCCGCCGAGCTCGAAGCGGAAGACGCGTCGGATCCGCTTTATGCGGAAAGCCTGTGCACGGCGCTCGTCGCGCGGCTGGTCGACAGCCAGCCGGCGTTCCGCGAGCGCCGGCGCACGCTCGCACCGAAGGCGGCAGCGCGCGTGATCGACTATGTCGAGGCGAACCTCGACCGGCGCCTGACGCTTGCCGAACTCGCGGCGCTCGTCGCGATCAGCGTGCCGCATTTCAAGGTGCTGTTCCGCGAAACGCTCGGGATGCCCGTGCACCAGTACGTCGTGCGGCGCCGGGTCGAGCGCGCGAAGGCGCTGCTGCTCGAAGGCCGGCTCAGCATCAGCCAGATCGCGCTCGAAGCGGGGTTCGCGCATCAGAGCCACATGGCGAACTGGATGAACCGCGTGCTCGGCGCGACGCCGATGGAGATTGTGCGATCGGGGGCACGGGGTGGGTTGCGGCTGGCTTATGACGGCAAGGACGGGGGGAGCGGGGCATAA
- a CDS encoding DUF1016 N-terminal domain-containing protein has protein sequence MPGNVPHGPSIANWYCSTGRPVVTAGGGRQSKVRGKVIERLAHDIEAALPDLKGLSRANLIHMRPFADAWPDAAIVQQPVGQLPWGHNLSAVNRT, from the coding sequence GTGCCCGGCAACGTGCCGCACGGGCCATCAATCGCGAACTGGTACTGCTCTACTGGCAGACCGGTCGTGACAGCCGGTGGCGGCAGGCAGAGCAAGGTTAGGGGTAAGGTTATCGAGCGACTGGCGCACGACATCGAGGCGGCCCTTCCCGATCTGAAGGGCCTCTCCCGCGCCAACCTGATACACATGCGCCCTTTCGCGGACGCCTGGCCGGACGCGGCAATTGTCCAACAGCCTGTTGGACAATTGCCCTGGGGCCATAACCTGTCTGCAGTGAATCGAACGTGA
- a CDS encoding NAD(P)H-binding protein produces the protein MFVIFGASGNVGLSTVTTLRNAGHPVRAVLRDAHHRERFAQLGCDVAIAALTDVNAVASAIDGAQAVQMLCPVPVADSDPAATMERTIDVATAALAANPPPALLALSDYGAELDGNTGITRLFHHFEERLKTIPTQLTLLRSAEHLQNWARVLPVALGTGVLPSFHHPVSKVFPTVWAPDVGVVAARLLLDAPEGGNGPRIVSVEGPRRVSVTAIADTLGAAAGRAIVAHELPRDTWNETLLRAGLGERHAQLIVDLYDVHNAGQIDVEAGVSERLYSTTTLADALAQLVRRHAR, from the coding sequence GTGTTCGTGATCTTCGGTGCATCAGGCAACGTCGGTTTGTCGACCGTAACGACCTTGCGCAACGCAGGCCATCCCGTGCGCGCGGTGCTGCGCGACGCACACCATCGTGAACGTTTCGCGCAGCTCGGCTGCGACGTGGCGATCGCGGCGCTGACGGACGTGAACGCGGTCGCGTCGGCGATCGACGGCGCGCAGGCCGTGCAGATGCTGTGCCCGGTGCCCGTCGCCGACTCCGATCCGGCCGCGACGATGGAGCGGACGATCGACGTCGCGACCGCCGCGCTCGCCGCGAACCCGCCGCCGGCATTGCTCGCGCTGTCGGACTACGGCGCGGAGCTCGACGGCAATACGGGTATCACACGTCTCTTTCATCACTTCGAGGAACGGCTCAAGACGATCCCGACGCAGCTGACGCTGCTGCGCTCGGCCGAGCATCTGCAGAACTGGGCGCGGGTCCTGCCGGTCGCGCTCGGCACCGGTGTGCTGCCGAGCTTTCATCATCCGGTGTCCAAAGTGTTTCCGACGGTCTGGGCGCCCGATGTGGGCGTCGTCGCGGCGCGGTTGCTGCTCGATGCGCCCGAAGGCGGCAACGGGCCGCGCATCGTCAGCGTCGAAGGGCCGCGGCGGGTGAGCGTGACGGCGATCGCGGATACGCTCGGCGCGGCGGCCGGCCGCGCGATCGTCGCGCACGAGCTGCCGCGCGATACCTGGAATGAGACGCTGCTGCGCGCGGGACTCGGCGAACGCCATGCACAACTGATCGTCGATCTGTACGACGTGCACAACGCCGGGCAGATCGACGTCGAGGCCGGCGTGTCGGAGCGACTTTACAGCACGACGACGCTGGCGGATGCGCTCGCGCAACTGGTGCGCCGGCACGCGCGGTGA